From one candidate division WOR-3 bacterium genomic stretch:
- a CDS encoding T9SS type A sorting domain-containing protein gives MKRIFAVLLIAAVCAFAAKAVYTPTPMGREFQILRHNVNQVECCVSNYGKFGQDETGNNAGCWWPTGSGHNYIYGAGSWFGTVDVNGDTLVTIGYGPHGGEAEYAPGRIGWSVSDPRAIIYMMPATWPPTVDPELPMAPTESKSHQDSWCVYNDGDIQYHIAGDTRPIGLEIYQTVYAWNLSTTQDIIFIRFECMNTTSDTLRRCFFGVCADNDIGNEAGTTANDRISGIVGQWYVIDGDSTWIDDLGYQWQEVEEAGQPPWLPGAIGYDYLQSPWDIVPDEDKDGDGILDQYEMDSAYFYNVIGVTDSLFDADLDGTPDFRDPSQIPQIGMTAFKRFTLNLEPGLDYERYTTLAGYNFRTGVYEPYDTVPPDPDDQRFLQCSGPFDLAPDASVTVLVGIVFADWIGIWGRPDSALVEVDGTAQFIFDQNWLLPGPPPPPTLTMLPGDARITLVWDNAAEVAVDPYYDVVGNPLSALYDPFYREVDFEGYRIWKSTTGQTGDWELLATFDLANDIVFTDTAFDPEPLELANTGVSHIYIDEEVRNGFVYYYAVTSFDYNRVREAYDSVYAVDSTAWYILDTLGNPIDTMWVYEYDSVEVYGPRPIWFESGLGGDSVRARRDPANYVPPSDPMVELVSGNDQLTELVDASVAYPQEIDPNYPLYIEFAAPEPTVVYFIDQSGDSIPYTGARYTAYLQDDNGTLETYVYDRRIGIPYVPLEIVPPVNGMFINPDIGTPELPATFVVYDSIEIVSGTYPANLLVANVPVPLPYAETVADSADMNGMWAWRGNSYQVVWSPKNPGSPVNTVEITDLVTGEVIPYKQFQNTPSTVDLADGWCFTWHTPSTAWSKASHDTVQANPAAFPVSERTRYLYVNGGMIGLRSNSYMYDTILPEDGETWILSANRDYLPPSVLGKVRITATPGVFTDTAMTLNVKVVPNPYVISNEWQTRFVQRRVKFINLPNRCTVRIFNLNGELVRTLLHQETSATGVGNNLGGDEWWDVLSENRQLVASGVYIFHIESDVGEQVGKFVIVR, from the coding sequence ATGAAAAGGATATTTGCGGTACTGCTCATTGCTGCCGTGTGTGCTTTCGCCGCTAAAGCGGTGTACACACCGACGCCTATGGGTCGTGAGTTCCAAATCCTGAGGCATAACGTCAACCAGGTAGAGTGCTGCGTGTCCAATTACGGTAAATTCGGACAGGATGAAACCGGCAACAACGCTGGATGTTGGTGGCCAACAGGTTCTGGTCATAACTACATCTATGGCGCTGGTAGCTGGTTTGGCACGGTTGATGTGAACGGTGATACACTGGTTACGATTGGCTACGGTCCGCATGGTGGTGAGGCAGAATATGCTCCGGGACGCATTGGCTGGTCAGTAAGCGATCCAAGGGCGATTATCTACATGATGCCAGCGACCTGGCCGCCGACCGTGGATCCTGAATTGCCAATGGCACCTACAGAATCCAAGTCCCATCAGGACTCGTGGTGCGTGTATAACGACGGTGATATTCAGTATCATATTGCCGGCGACACACGTCCTATCGGATTGGAGATCTATCAGACCGTATACGCGTGGAATCTTAGCACGACTCAGGATATCATATTCATTCGCTTTGAGTGCATGAATACTACAAGCGATACCTTGAGACGATGCTTTTTCGGGGTTTGCGCCGACAATGATATCGGTAATGAGGCAGGCACAACAGCCAACGATCGCATTTCTGGTATTGTTGGTCAGTGGTATGTAATAGACGGCGATTCGACCTGGATTGATGACCTGGGCTATCAGTGGCAGGAAGTTGAAGAAGCGGGCCAGCCGCCCTGGTTACCGGGCGCGATCGGTTATGACTACCTGCAGAGTCCCTGGGATATTGTGCCAGACGAGGACAAAGATGGTGACGGGATACTGGACCAGTACGAGATGGATAGCGCTTACTTCTACAATGTTATCGGGGTTACCGATTCACTGTTTGATGCCGATCTTGATGGTACGCCTGATTTCCGTGATCCTTCGCAGATCCCGCAGATCGGTATGACCGCGTTCAAGCGCTTCACCCTCAACCTCGAACCGGGCCTCGACTACGAGCGCTACACAACGCTTGCCGGCTACAATTTCCGCACTGGCGTTTACGAACCATATGATACTGTTCCTCCGGACCCGGATGATCAGCGTTTTCTACAATGCAGTGGTCCATTCGACCTTGCTCCAGACGCGAGCGTGACCGTGCTGGTTGGTATCGTTTTCGCAGATTGGATTGGTATATGGGGCAGACCGGATTCAGCACTGGTTGAGGTGGACGGGACGGCCCAGTTCATTTTTGACCAGAACTGGCTATTGCCCGGACCTCCTCCACCACCAACACTCACGATGCTGCCGGGCGATGCTCGTATTACCCTTGTATGGGATAATGCAGCAGAGGTAGCTGTGGACCCGTACTATGACGTTGTTGGCAACCCGTTATCAGCTCTGTACGATCCCTTCTACCGCGAGGTTGATTTTGAGGGTTATCGGATATGGAAGAGCACGACGGGTCAGACTGGTGATTGGGAATTACTTGCCACCTTCGATCTCGCCAATGATATTGTCTTCACTGATACGGCGTTCGATCCCGAGCCTCTGGAATTGGCAAACACCGGCGTTTCGCACATCTATATCGATGAAGAAGTACGCAATGGGTTTGTTTATTATTATGCGGTGACTTCATTCGATTACAACAGGGTCCGAGAAGCGTATGACTCGGTTTATGCGGTTGATTCCACTGCTTGGTATATACTGGATACCCTGGGCAACCCGATCGATACGATGTGGGTTTACGAGTATGATTCGGTTGAGGTGTACGGGCCGCGTCCGATCTGGTTTGAGAGTGGTCTGGGCGGTGACAGTGTTCGCGCGCGTCGTGATCCGGCCAACTATGTGCCGCCGTCCGATCCGATGGTCGAGTTGGTTTCGGGTAATGACCAGCTAACTGAACTGGTTGATGCGTCGGTTGCTTACCCTCAGGAGATTGATCCGAACTATCCACTCTACATCGAGTTTGCTGCACCGGAGCCGACCGTTGTTTATTTCATAGATCAATCCGGTGATTCTATCCCGTATACGGGTGCGCGATATACTGCGTATCTGCAAGACGACAACGGTACCCTTGAAACTTACGTCTACGACAGAAGGATCGGTATACCTTATGTGCCGCTTGAGATAGTGCCGCCGGTGAACGGTATGTTCATCAATCCGGACATCGGAACGCCTGAACTGCCGGCGACGTTTGTGGTCTATGATAGTATTGAGATCGTGAGCGGTACTTATCCGGCAAACCTTCTGGTCGCGAACGTTCCTGTGCCGCTGCCGTATGCGGAGACGGTTGCTGACAGCGCTGACATGAACGGTATGTGGGCCTGGCGCGGTAATTCGTATCAAGTCGTCTGGAGTCCCAAGAATCCGGGAAGTCCGGTAAATACGGTTGAGATAACGGATCTGGTGACTGGTGAAGTCATTCCGTACAAACAGTTTCAGAATACACCGAGTACAGTAGACCTGGCAGACGGCTGGTGCTTTACCTGGCACACGCCGAGCACGGCATGGAGCAAAGCCTCGCATGATACGGTACAGGCCAATCCCGCGGCATTCCCCGTATCGGAGAGAACACGTTATCTCTATGTCAACGGCGGAATGATCGGTTTGCGCAGTAATTCTTATATGTATGATACGATCTTGCCAGAAGATGGCGAGACCTGGATTCTGAGCGCGAATCGAGATTACCTGCCGCCATCAGTCCTTGGCAAGGTTCGGATCACGGCCACACCGGGTGTTTTCACTGATACTGCGATGACCTTGAACGTCAAGGTCGTGCCGAATCCGTATGTCATTTCGAATGAGTGGCAGACGCGATTTGTGCAGCGGCGCGTGAAGTTCATCAATTTGCCCAACCGGTGCACGGTCCGTATCTTCAATCTCAATGGCGAACTTGTCAGAACACTATTGCATCAGGAGACTTCGGCGACCGGAGTCGGCAATAATCTTGGCGGTGATGAATGGTGGGATGTGTTGAGTGAAAATCGTCAACTTGTTGCGAGCGGTGTCTATATCTTCCACATTGAATCTGACGTAGGTGAACAAGTCGGCAAGTTTGTGATTGTCCGATAA
- a CDS encoding PorV/PorQ family protein, translated as MRTMKYIPLLLIIFVLPLHADFAKLGTSGAQFLKISVGRGSAMGEAFVAISDDASATFWNPSGLATVTSREISFYHNEWIADVRHEYLTAAFPLGGFGTMGVSVTALTMGEMEILTIDDPNTSIREDTGTGNYFNASDMAVGFSFGRMFTDRLAAGLTLKAVQEQIWNMTATGVAMDFGIHYNTGIRGLRLAAAMNNFGTDIAFSGRDLEFAANPYPESPVFYELLPAGLRATPYPLPLMFRFGVAFDPIASESNRLTIALDLNHPNDNYETINLGLEYGYLNTLFLRAGYKAYTNMDYMRAMSGGEPAYDTVENVITYPEWGDDIGTMLNNLTAGVGFHLRTGATQFKIDYAYMNKGILKATHRIGLTIGF; from the coding sequence ATGAGAACGATGAAATACATACCCTTATTACTAATCATATTCGTGCTGCCCCTTCACGCTGATTTTGCCAAATTGGGTACCTCAGGTGCGCAGTTCTTGAAGATCAGCGTAGGGCGGGGATCAGCCATGGGCGAAGCATTCGTCGCGATTTCAGATGATGCCTCGGCAACATTCTGGAACCCCTCCGGACTTGCCACCGTCACTAGCCGCGAAATCAGCTTCTATCATAACGAGTGGATTGCAGACGTCCGTCACGAATATCTGACCGCGGCGTTTCCGCTGGGTGGTTTCGGGACGATGGGTGTTAGCGTCACGGCATTGACGATGGGTGAGATGGAGATCCTGACGATTGATGACCCGAATACATCAATACGCGAGGATACCGGAACAGGCAATTACTTCAATGCCTCTGATATGGCGGTCGGGTTTTCATTTGGCCGCATGTTCACCGACCGTCTCGCTGCCGGGTTGACATTAAAAGCGGTTCAGGAGCAGATCTGGAACATGACCGCGACCGGTGTGGCAATGGATTTTGGCATCCATTACAATACCGGGATCAGGGGGTTGCGTCTCGCCGCGGCGATGAACAATTTCGGTACTGACATCGCCTTCTCGGGACGGGATCTTGAGTTCGCTGCCAACCCTTATCCTGAATCGCCTGTGTTCTATGAATTGCTGCCAGCAGGGCTGAGAGCGACGCCATATCCGTTGCCGCTCATGTTCCGTTTTGGTGTAGCCTTTGATCCCATCGCGAGTGAGAGTAACCGGTTGACGATTGCTCTTGACTTGAATCACCCAAATGATAACTATGAAACGATCAATCTGGGTTTAGAATACGGGTATCTCAATACCCTTTTCTTGCGCGCTGGATACAAGGCATACACAAACATGGATTACATGAGAGCAATGTCAGGTGGCGAGCCGGCATATGATACGGTCGAGAATGTTATAACCTATCCTGAGTGGGGTGACGATATTGGTACGATGCTTAATAACCTCACTGCCGGCGTTGGATTCCATCTCAGGACTGGTGCCACGCAATTCAAGATCGATTACGCTTACATGAATAAGGGAATCCTTAAGGCAACCCATCGTATTGGATTGACCATAGGATTCTAG
- a CDS encoding T9SS type A sorting domain-containing protein, with protein sequence MKRLGMLLLAVVVLGWALPYNVDPVDPTVVTSRPRVNNSNDYDGVIIDSVGNIRAVLGSQGKSIAVSGGGEAIAVLYGEPSGNPNNSMLVKVAYSLNGGSSWTTYGPFSAAARRAYNDIAATPDFDANPGEIFFLFQENTQGYTDGQINVMIEENLPSAPSFSVPIVPTNASAPTIYPWEPSIVVAPDDPTNVVVTAWNYLANGNEWQYVWISNDGGYSWTDSIPVDHVSADGSCAALTAGPGGWLGMTTQEYYTFSGSDSTIYPYFRESTDGGYTWTAKQALTVYPANVASQYWWHEMDIVYFDGDIWMIHNDIGTGGTGGPHVAKGTGSPGSWTWTLWSQDVVGADSFWVADTLFYAAPSQYPTISVDPVSGAVAAVCKYNYYIGDNVTWAIYNGAHLGCMWTMDGGSNWKVSQPLSTANTGTIIWEDWNATEAADLLVPNGAHPYIHAVWVHEDPATEAGELYHETAPLGEFPWGVDEVSTGLVSVYRFSVTPSVTSGICRAAFSMPASGNVALKVFDVSGRLVESVFSGRAAGEQEFNINTSQLANGAYFVVLETEQGNVAQKVITLH encoded by the coding sequence ATGAAACGGTTAGGTATGTTGCTTTTGGCCGTTGTGGTGTTGGGCTGGGCTCTGCCCTACAACGTGGACCCGGTAGATCCGACAGTTGTTACAAGCAGGCCTCGCGTAAACAATTCAAACGATTATGATGGTGTCATAATCGACTCGGTTGGGAACATCCGTGCAGTGCTCGGAAGTCAAGGAAAGAGCATTGCTGTTTCCGGCGGTGGTGAGGCTATTGCGGTTCTCTATGGTGAACCGAGCGGTAACCCGAACAACTCAATGCTTGTCAAGGTCGCCTATTCGTTGAACGGCGGTTCATCGTGGACCACGTACGGACCATTCAGCGCTGCTGCACGCAGGGCATATAATGACATCGCGGCCACGCCTGATTTCGACGCGAATCCTGGTGAAATATTCTTCCTATTCCAGGAGAATACGCAGGGTTACACAGATGGACAGATCAATGTAATGATCGAAGAAAACCTGCCATCAGCGCCGTCATTCTCAGTGCCGATCGTGCCGACGAACGCTTCAGCTCCTACCATCTATCCATGGGAGCCAAGCATTGTTGTGGCGCCTGATGACCCAACAAACGTTGTTGTCACTGCCTGGAACTATCTGGCAAACGGTAACGAGTGGCAATATGTCTGGATCTCCAATGATGGCGGCTACTCGTGGACTGACAGCATTCCGGTGGATCACGTTTCTGCTGACGGGTCTTGCGCTGCTTTGACCGCAGGTCCGGGCGGCTGGTTGGGCATGACGACCCAGGAGTATTACACATTCAGCGGCTCCGATTCCACGATTTACCCATATTTCAGGGAATCGACTGACGGTGGTTACACCTGGACTGCAAAACAAGCGCTAACGGTGTACCCGGCCAATGTAGCGTCTCAGTACTGGTGGCACGAGATGGATATAGTGTATTTCGATGGTGATATATGGATGATACACAATGACATCGGTACTGGCGGTACGGGCGGACCTCACGTCGCAAAAGGGACCGGTTCACCGGGCAGCTGGACCTGGACATTGTGGAGCCAGGATGTTGTGGGCGCCGATTCATTCTGGGTTGCCGATACCCTGTTCTATGCGGCACCGAGCCAGTATCCGACGATATCTGTTGATCCAGTATCGGGTGCGGTGGCGGCTGTCTGCAAGTACAACTACTATATTGGCGACAACGTCACGTGGGCGATCTATAATGGAGCCCATCTTGGTTGCATGTGGACAATGGACGGCGGTAGCAACTGGAAAGTTTCTCAGCCGCTCTCCACTGCCAATACGGGCACCATCATCTGGGAAGACTGGAATGCGACCGAGGCTGCCGATCTCCTCGTGCCAAATGGCGCGCATCCTTATATCCATGCAGTATGGGTTCATGAGGATCCAGCCACCGAAGCGGGCGAGTTGTATCACGAGACGGCCCCTCTCGGTGAATTCCCGTGGGGCGTTGATGAGGTCAGCACTGGTCTGGTCAGCGTCTACAGGTTCTCAGTGACGCCGTCGGTAACTTCGGGTATCTGTCGTGCTGCGTTCAGTATGCCGGCTTCCGGCAACGTGGCGCTGAAGGTGTTCGATGTGAGCGGGCGACTTGTTGAGAGCGTGTTCAGCGGCAGGGCTGCTGGTGAACAGGAGTTCAACATCAATACCTCGCAGCTGGCCAATGGTGCATACTTTGTCGTGCTCGAAACCGAGCAGGGCAATGTTGCTCAGAAGGTCATCACGCTGCACTAA
- a CDS encoding fibronectin type III domain-containing protein, which produces MIYVLLTGIFALAPPTGVNAHDTPNDRGDAITVEWQLSPDDAEIEGYEIYRSEQGKDYVQVGFIGAGRTSYEDQTEAGKEYTYRVAALYDSEKAYSEPSPAASSKPQWFDANSTNLLIGVILFCLIILYFINQARRGKKLFIRKISGLDAVDEAVGRATEMGRPILYCMGIGLVDYIATIASFNILGEIAKKTGQYETPLIVPTSDPVVYTVAREIVKESYTTIGRPDLFDMDKVYFVTDSQFAFAAAVDGVMLREKPAANFFIGYFKAESLIMAETGASTGAIQIAGTDQITQLPFFVTACDFTLIGEELYAASAYISKEPLLLGAIKGEDLGKVVILSVLALASLIGLLTKFPILNVFR; this is translated from the coding sequence ATGATTTATGTTCTCTTGACCGGTATCTTTGCACTTGCGCCGCCGACCGGCGTAAATGCCCACGACACACCTAATGACCGCGGCGACGCGATCACGGTCGAATGGCAACTTTCGCCCGACGATGCAGAGATCGAAGGGTATGAAATATACCGGAGCGAACAGGGTAAAGATTATGTACAAGTTGGTTTCATCGGCGCCGGCCGCACCAGCTACGAAGACCAAACTGAAGCTGGTAAGGAATACACTTACAGAGTTGCCGCTCTGTATGATTCAGAAAAAGCGTATTCAGAACCATCCCCGGCGGCTAGCAGCAAACCTCAGTGGTTCGATGCAAACTCCACCAATCTGCTCATCGGAGTCATCTTATTCTGCCTGATAATCCTCTATTTCATAAACCAGGCAAGGAGGGGGAAGAAACTCTTCATCCGTAAGATCAGCGGTCTCGATGCGGTCGACGAAGCAGTAGGTCGAGCAACGGAAATGGGACGGCCGATTCTCTATTGCATGGGCATCGGCCTCGTCGATTATATCGCGACCATTGCATCATTCAACATCCTCGGGGAGATCGCAAAAAAAACGGGCCAATACGAAACACCGTTGATCGTACCGACTTCTGACCCGGTCGTTTATACTGTTGCTCGAGAGATCGTCAAAGAATCATATACTACAATAGGCAGGCCAGACCTATTCGATATGGACAAAGTATACTTCGTGACCGACTCGCAGTTCGCTTTTGCTGCGGCAGTCGACGGCGTCATGTTAAGAGAAAAACCGGCAGCGAACTTTTTCATCGGCTACTTCAAGGCCGAATCGCTGATCATGGCCGAGACAGGCGCCTCGACCGGAGCGATCCAGATCGCCGGCACCGATCAGATCACGCAATTACCGTTCTTCGTAACTGCCTGTGATTTTACGCTGATAGGCGAAGAATTGTACGCTGCTTCCGCATACATATCCAAGGAACCCTTACTCTTGGGAGCGATCAAAGGTGAGGACCTTGGTAAGGTCGTCATCCTGAGCGTTCTCGCACTCGCTTCGCTCATCGGACTACTGACGAAATTCCCTATTCTAAATGTTTTTCGATAG
- a CDS encoding four helix bundle protein, whose product MKKPKIKNVWDMDVFKLAHVLTLQVYEKTRTFPRFELYSLISQMRRAASSVPMNIAEGAARNTRLEYRRFVSIAKGSVGEISYQIILSRDLGYLTNNDSDDLLKAYDRVGMMLTRLAHSLAQKARTSL is encoded by the coding sequence ATGAAAAAACCAAAAATAAAAAATGTGTGGGACATGGATGTCTTCAAGTTAGCACATGTACTTACTCTTCAAGTATATGAGAAAACTCGTACCTTTCCACGATTCGAATTGTATTCTCTGATCTCCCAAATGCGGAGAGCGGCAAGTTCCGTTCCCATGAATATTGCAGAGGGAGCGGCACGGAATACGCGACTCGAATATCGCAGATTTGTATCGATAGCCAAAGGATCGGTAGGAGAGATATCTTATCAGATCATCTTAAGCAGAGATCTTGGTTACTTAACTAATAACGATTCAGATGATCTTCTGAAGGCATATGATCGTGTGGGCATGATGCTCACCAGACTGGCGCATAGCCTTGCGCAGAAGGCAAGAACAAGTTTGTGA
- a CDS encoding nucleotide pyrophosphohydrolase — protein MDLNKYQELIRTLYFEKDSRRGLDKTFNWLVEEIGELSRAIRKKDREKIAEEFADCLAWLLSVASILRIDAEDAMTKYRNGCPKCHKTPCGCHEKRTSDS, from the coding sequence TTGGATCTGAACAAGTACCAAGAACTAATACGAACCCTGTACTTCGAGAAGGACTCGAGGCGAGGGCTCGACAAAACATTCAACTGGCTCGTCGAAGAGATTGGCGAACTCTCCAGAGCAATACGTAAGAAAGATCGGGAAAAGATTGCGGAAGAATTCGCGGATTGTCTCGCCTGGCTTCTTTCCGTTGCCTCGATACTCCGAATAGATGCAGAAGACGCCATGACCAAATACCGGAACGGTTGCCCGAAATGCCATAAGACACCGTGTGGTTGTCACGAAAAACGTACTAGTGACTCGTAG
- a CDS encoding ATP-binding cassette domain-containing protein — translation MEPTTDMIKLNDLEYSIGERTLIHKVNASINVRDRIGLVGPNGSGKTTMLRIMKGDVMPSNGYVERRRGLKFGYLPQEDMVLHGSRLKDEVLREYNDCLRQLGIARENISADPHSRESMKACERAEEKFHKMGGYGYENKAYRVLAGLGFAQEEYDKKVEEFSSGWQMRIVLARILLNRPDVLMLDEPTNHLDIESIQWLEEYLQAFGGAIIAVSHDRYFLDKLLQSPNGVCGIWELDDGVFRAYRANYTDYLLQSDLRKEKLVQRAKVQEKRVREIEEFIARNKANKSKAKLVRSREKYLGRLERIRVERERRRLRVEFPVAEVHSRRLVELKNITKRYGERTIFRNVNFTIEKGDKIALIGKNGAGKSTLSRIICGLEDPSGGECRVSDRLQVGVFSHDLVRALDPKSMVVDEVLKDSLPEVRQKIRTYLGLFLFSGDDINKKVGVLSGGEKTRLVILKSMLTSSNLLVLDEPTYHLDKESTDSIQHAVQLYEGAVVLVTHDRDLINAFARRIIEMKRGQILDYPGDFSYYLRKKRNDGMPHEMKRVPKKKPSKLDMIKSQIAAKEERQEKLRATFMRGVPDSSSKKSRRLFEEYQRLTQEIQDLQEQLNGEVSDVHRK, via the coding sequence ATGGAACCCACTACAGATATGATTAAACTAAATGATCTTGAGTATTCGATCGGTGAGCGGACATTGATCCATAAAGTCAATGCGAGCATTAACGTTCGCGACCGCATCGGATTGGTTGGACCTAACGGCAGCGGCAAGACAACGATGCTCCGTATCATGAAGGGTGACGTCATGCCGTCGAATGGGTACGTCGAACGGCGGCGCGGCCTCAAGTTTGGTTATCTTCCACAGGAGGATATGGTTTTGCATGGCAGCAGGTTGAAAGACGAGGTGCTGCGCGAATACAACGATTGTCTGCGCCAGCTGGGGATCGCGAGAGAAAATATCAGTGCTGATCCACATTCGCGAGAGTCGATGAAGGCGTGTGAGCGGGCTGAAGAAAAATTTCACAAGATGGGCGGATATGGTTACGAGAATAAGGCATATCGTGTACTTGCCGGGTTGGGTTTTGCGCAAGAAGAATACGATAAGAAGGTTGAAGAATTCTCGAGCGGTTGGCAGATGCGCATCGTGCTGGCGCGAATACTACTAAATAGACCCGACGTGCTGATGCTCGACGAGCCGACCAATCATCTGGACATTGAATCCATTCAGTGGCTGGAGGAATATCTCCAGGCTTTTGGCGGCGCAATAATCGCCGTTTCTCATGACCGGTATTTTCTGGACAAGTTGCTCCAGAGTCCAAATGGTGTTTGCGGCATTTGGGAGCTGGATGACGGCGTATTCCGTGCGTACCGCGCTAACTATACCGATTACCTTCTGCAGTCAGATTTGAGGAAAGAGAAACTCGTCCAGCGGGCCAAGGTTCAGGAGAAGCGCGTCCGGGAAATAGAGGAGTTCATTGCCCGCAACAAAGCCAACAAATCGAAGGCAAAATTGGTCAGAAGTCGAGAGAAATATCTTGGACGGCTCGAGCGTATTCGGGTCGAGCGGGAGAGACGGAGGCTCAGGGTTGAGTTTCCGGTCGCCGAAGTTCACAGCCGCAGGCTGGTCGAACTGAAGAATATCACAAAAAGATATGGCGAAAGGACTATCTTCAGAAATGTCAATTTCACGATCGAGAAGGGTGATAAGATCGCCCTGATCGGAAAGAATGGAGCAGGTAAATCCACGCTCAGCCGTATCATCTGCGGGCTCGAAGATCCTTCCGGAGGCGAGTGCCGGGTGAGCGACCGATTACAGGTCGGTGTTTTCTCACATGACCTCGTGCGTGCGCTTGATCCAAAATCCATGGTTGTTGATGAGGTGCTCAAGGACTCGCTTCCCGAAGTCCGCCAGAAAATCCGCACTTATCTGGGATTGTTTCTTTTTTCGGGTGATGACATCAACAAGAAAGTGGGGGTTTTGAGCGGGGGCGAAAAAACGAGGCTCGTTATACTAAAATCCATGTTGACATCCTCCAATCTCCTGGTTCTCGATGAACCGACGTATCATCTGGATAAGGAATCTACCGATTCTATACAGCATGCAGTACAGCTCTACGAAGGAGCAGTAGTGCTGGTGACCCATGACCGTGACCTGATCAATGCCTTTGCACGGCGGATAATAGAAATGAAAAGGGGACAAATCCTCGATTATCCGGGTGATTTTTCTTACTACTTGCGGAAAAAAAGAAATGATGGTATGCCGCATGAAATGAAGAGAGTCCCGAAGAAAAAACCTTCGAAGCTTGACATGATAAAGAGTCAGATCGCTGCCAAAGAAGAGCGGCAGGAGAAACTGCGCGCCACTTTTATGCGTGGGGTGCCGGATAGCAGTTCTAAGAAATCACGGCGTCTGTTTGAAGAGTATCAGAGACTTACGCAGGAAATTCAAGACCTTCAGGAACAGCTTAACGGCGAGGTGAGTGATGTACACAGAAAATAG